The Diadema setosum chromosome 4, eeDiaSeto1, whole genome shotgun sequence genome window below encodes:
- the LOC140227356 gene encoding uncharacterized protein, with amino-acid sequence MKNEVMALSLAKWTLMTMVIGFSLPPKVSSDVIGQTLDCSMGYTTLAIQADSVIRVVADRWEIQAPKGQRMVLWLQSINNQYIKVTTEDEISTIKSEIELENFSISPPIFSLGHKLRLRLYISDPEIYISRESRHHRNVFKRYTTFSSSETHRGTVSSRGFTKYGELLVDKDRMSLSESCALKMPR; translated from the exons ATGAAGAATGAAGTCATGGCTCTCAGTTTAGCCAAGTGGACATTAATGACAATGGTGATAGGATTCTCGTTGCCTCCCAAAGTTTCATCGGACGTGATAG GTCAAACTCTCGACTGTTCGATGGGTTACACTACCCTTGCGATCCAGGCAGACAGCGTGATACGGGTAGTTGCCGACAGGTGGGAAATACAAGCACCTAAGGGTCAAAGGATGGTTCTATGGCTGCAATCTATCAACAATCAGTACATAAAGGTTACCACAGAGGATGAGATTTCTACCATTAAGAGTGAGATTGAACTTGAAAATTTCAGCATATCTCCACCTATCTTTTCACTTGGCCACAAGTTGAGACTTAGACTATATATATCCGACCCGGAGATATATATATCCCGTGAGAGTCGACATCACCGCAACGTGTTTAAAAG atacacaactttttcCTCATCTGAAACTCATCGGGGAACAGTCTCCTCTCGAGG ATTCACGAAGTATGGTGAATTGCTCGTGGACAAGGACCGAATGTCTCTCTCGGAGAGCTGTGCACTTAAAATGCCGAGGTGA